The Sulfurihydrogenibium sp. YO3AOP1 genome has a window encoding:
- the rodA gene encoding rod shape-determining protein RodA, translating to MFNLFKKIKQTDLIVYLLTAFLLIWSVINIYSASYHEYSNLYIKQIVFVSIAFFIITFLPFLIEYRKFGYISFYLYLVSVILLIFVKFFGVSILGAKRWINLGFFQLQPSEVAKFSMIIFSAYFISNTKLPLSFKDFLKIMGLSAIPFILIYSQPDLGSAILVVLPVLVMVFLAKFNIKYIIGFVLTGIILSPFIWTHLKDYQKNRIIAFLNPESDPKGTAYHIIQSKIAIGSGMLTGKGYLQGSQSKYYFLPEQHTDFIYATIGEEWGFVVSFLILTVYFILSLRIFYIGMKTNELFGKFLCYGIASIIGFQAFINIAMNVGMAPVVGVPLPFLSYGGTALIMFSLMIMMVLNIEYINKKEGFRFHSQDALNY from the coding sequence ATGTTTAATTTATTCAAAAAAATTAAGCAAACAGACCTAATTGTTTATTTACTTACAGCTTTTTTACTGATTTGGAGTGTAATTAACATTTATAGTGCATCTTATCATGAGTATTCAAATTTATACATAAAGCAAATTGTCTTCGTTTCTATTGCTTTCTTTATAATTACTTTTTTGCCTTTTTTGATAGAATACAGGAAGTTTGGATATATATCTTTTTATTTATACTTAGTAAGCGTTATTCTTCTTATCTTTGTCAAATTTTTTGGTGTTTCTATTCTTGGAGCTAAAAGATGGATAAATTTAGGCTTTTTCCAACTTCAACCGTCAGAAGTAGCAAAATTTTCAATGATCATCTTTTCAGCGTATTTTATATCTAACACAAAACTTCCTCTATCTTTTAAAGACTTTCTAAAAATAATGGGATTATCGGCTATCCCCTTCATACTAATTTATTCTCAACCAGACCTTGGAAGCGCAATTCTTGTTGTTTTGCCAGTTTTGGTTATGGTATTTTTAGCAAAGTTTAACATTAAATATATAATTGGATTTGTGTTGACAGGAATAATTTTAAGTCCTTTTATATGGACACACTTAAAAGATTATCAAAAAAATAGAATTATAGCTTTTTTAAATCCGGAAAGCGACCCAAAAGGAACAGCCTATCATATTATTCAGTCTAAAATTGCAATTGGTTCTGGAATGCTAACCGGAAAAGGATACCTTCAAGGCTCCCAGTCTAAATATTACTTCTTACCAGAACAGCATACAGACTTTATCTACGCAACTATTGGAGAAGAATGGGGCTTTGTAGTTTCATTTTTAATTTTAACAGTCTACTTTATTTTAAGTTTAAGAATTTTTTACATTGGAATGAAGACTAATGAATTATTTGGAAAGTTTTTGTGCTATGGAATTGCTTCAATCATCGGATTTCAAGCATTTATAAATATCGCGATGAATGTAGGAATGGCACCTGTTGTTGGCGTTCCATTGCCGTTTTTAAGCTACGGTGGAACCGCTTTAATAATGTTTAGCCTGATGATAATGATGGTTTTAAATATCGAATATATAAACAAAAAAGAAGGTTTTAGATTTCACAGTCAAGACGCTTTAAATTATTAA
- a CDS encoding OsmC family protein — translation MAEEKKAIVELTDKGFLGKMENKDFVLNLSNTTFNATDLMLISIGYCFGITVDAYAKHKELNISKLKINVHGKKHETENRYEHITLEVSFDGDLTPEQRERVIVIGKRGCTVSNSMLKAPEIEVKLV, via the coding sequence ATGGCAGAAGAAAAAAAGGCAATAGTAGAACTAACAGATAAAGGTTTCTTAGGAAAAATGGAAAATAAAGATTTTGTTTTAAATTTATCAAATACTACCTTCAACGCAACAGATTTAATGCTAATATCCATCGGCTACTGCTTTGGTATAACAGTTGATGCTTATGCAAAACACAAGGAACTTAATATATCAAAATTAAAAATAAACGTTCATGGTAAAAAGCACGAAACAGAGAATAGATATGAACATATAACGTTAGAAGTATCGTTTGATGGAGATTTAACACCAGAACAAAGAGAGAGGGTTATTGTTATTGGAAAAAGAGGTTGTACGGTTAGCAACTCAATGTTAAAAGCACCAGAGATAGAAGTTAAATTAGTATAG
- a CDS encoding endonuclease V, whose protein sequence is MDKFKYFMELKMEIDLESLKKQQIELSKKLSLKDRINTDEIRYIAGIDTTFLNPYQNPTLAISSIVVIDIKSFEIVEKVLAEKEIDFPYVPTFLAFRELPIILEAYKKLKTKANVFILDGQGILHPRRMGIASHFGVITDTVSIGCGKTPLYGKYQDPPNQDLAYNFIYDPKTNEKIGYALRTKKNTKPIFISPGNNISIENSLYVIIKSLNGYKLPEPVRLAHNFLSDYRKKLIGG, encoded by the coding sequence ATGGACAAGTTTAAGTACTTTATGGAGTTAAAAATGGAGATAGATTTAGAAAGCCTGAAAAAACAACAAATAGAGTTATCTAAAAAATTAAGTTTAAAAGATAGGATAAATACAGATGAAATAAGATATATTGCAGGGATAGATACAACGTTTTTGAATCCTTATCAAAATCCAACTTTAGCCATTTCTTCGATTGTGGTAATAGATATAAAATCATTTGAGATTGTAGAAAAAGTTTTGGCAGAGAAAGAGATAGATTTTCCTTACGTTCCTACTTTCTTAGCCTTTAGAGAACTGCCGATTATTTTAGAAGCTTATAAAAAACTTAAGACAAAGGCTAACGTTTTTATCCTTGATGGACAGGGGATATTACATCCAAGGAGAATGGGCATTGCATCACATTTTGGAGTTATTACTGATACAGTTTCTATTGGGTGCGGCAAAACACCTCTATATGGAAAGTATCAAGATCCACCAAATCAAGATTTAGCATATAATTTTATATATGACCCAAAAACTAATGAAAAAATAGGTTATGCTTTAAGAACTAAGAAAAACACTAAACCAATATTTATATCACCGGGAAATAACATTTCAATAGAAAATTCTCTTTATGTTATAATAAAGTCATTGAATGGATATAAACTTCCTGAGCCAGTCAGATTAGCACACAATTTTTTATCTGATTACAGAAAGAAGTTAATCGGAGGTTAA